The Oscillospiraceae bacterium genomic interval TTCGCATTTATCGGCGCTCTCTGCGGTATAATCGGAAACGATGCTTTTGGCGCCACACATGACGAACAAGTTGCTGCCGCAATGGGTGGCATTATTGCAGCCGGTTCTGTTTATCTTGTGATTGCATTGATTGTAAAGCTCTTCGGCAGCGCATTTATCGACAAGCTCTTTCCTCCTGTTGTACGCGGCGTCGGCATCGCAATCATCGGACTCAACCTTGCCGGTGTTGCAATAAACAATATCCAGTCAAATAACGGATTTGAAATGTTCACAGGCGGATATTACTGGAGCTGGGGTATAGCTCTTTTCACATGTATGCTTGCCATTATTCTTTCCAGCTACGGCAAGGGAATGGTAAAAATGAGCTCGATCGTAATCGCGCTCGCCTCCGGATATATTCTTACGTTTATCCTTGTTAAAACAGGGATTGCTCCCGCGGGACTCATGACCTTCGGAGCGGCCGCCACTGATACTTCGGCTGCCACCGGCATATACAGACAGTGGTTCGAGCTTCCGCATATTATATTCCCCTCATTTAATATTAAATCTATAGGCTTGATCGCTCCGATTGCAATAGTCACAATGGTCGAGCATGTCGGCGACGTTTATGCAAACGGCGCTGTCGTTGGCAAAAACTTCGTCAAGGATCCCGGACTTCACAGAACTCTGCTTGGTGATGGACTTGCCACAATGGCGGCCGGCTTCATCGGCGGCCCCGCAAATACGACCTATTCCGAAAACACGGCGGTTCTTGCCGCCACGGGAAATTATAACCCCGCTTCCATAAGAATTGCAGCAATTATCGCAATTCTTGCGGCTTTCTTCGGAAAAGTAATCGGAGCTATCGAAACTGTTCCTAATTGCGTTCTCGGCGGCGCATGCATCGTTCTTTATGGAATGATCGCCTCCGTCGGCCTGCGTACTCTCGTTGAAAATCATGTTGATTTCACAAAGAACCGTAATCTCTGCATCGCTGCTGTTATGCTTGTACTTGCAATCGGAGGAGCGACCATCGGCGGTTCTGACTTCAGCTTTTCCGGCATCGGTCTTGGAATCATCAGCGGAATAATACTCAACATTTGTCTTCCTGAGAAAAAAGCTGATTCCGGTCTTATTGCGCACAGTGTAAATAAAGATGAAATAATCAGCGAAAAGAAATGATCTCCTTATAATAAATCAGAATGTTTATTATCACGCGGCAATTACATATTACAGTCTTATAACTTATGCGCGTTCGTCGTCAGATCTGATTGGATCTGACGACGAACTTTTTGCGTTCAAAAAGCATCATATTATAGTTTACGCAAATTAATCCGGAAAATTTTATATTTTCTATATATAAATCAGATTGCTTCGCATAAAAATGCCCTTTTTTGCTAAAACTATGCACGAACCAATTATTATTAAACGGCATTTAAATAAACCTTGTTTTATAAAGGCGAAAAGCCCATATGCTAGAGCCTTTTCTCTCTTTAAGCTGTAATTATTTAATGCCGAGTTAATAAACATAAATTCAAATTAAGGATGGTCAGCATATGAAAGCAACAGGAATTGTACGAAGAATAGACGATCTCGGAAGAATAGTAATACCAAAGGAAATAAGAAGAACGCTCAGACTTCGGGACGGTGACGCTCTGGAGATCTTTACAGAAAAAAACGGAGAAGTAATTTTTAAAAAATACTCGCCCGTAGCAGAAATGTTCGAATTCGCGACGAGCTATTGTGACGCGTTGTTTAAGGGCGCGGGGTGCGCAGTCTGTGTATTTGACAGGGACGGAGTAATCGCAAGCGCCGGTATTCCAAAAAAAGATATCACGGACGCAAAGCTGCCTCCCAGAGCAGAGGAGCTGTTCGAATTAAGAAAGCAATATGTCAGAAAAAGCGGCGACGAACCGATAACCGTTGGCATGGGCGGAATGTGTATATCCGTTCTTTCTCCGATTTCTTCCGAAGGGGAGATTGTCGGAGCCATAGCGGCACTAAACGACGGGCGCACCGACTCTGAAGAAGCTATGAAGCTGCTTATTGCCACCGCAGCCGTTTTTTTGGGCAAACAGCTCAGTTGAGATTTTATAACTCTTGCGGTCATTGTATACACAACAACATAGGAAGAAAAGCCCATATACCATAACCCTTTCTTTTGTTAAAGTGCAATTATTTAATTGGCCCATTAATAATAAAAGATTTAATCGCGGACAGCTTTGAAAATAAATGCTGTCCGCGATTTTCTGTGCTAAAAACCTCAAATTGATGACGGATAATTTACAAATGCATAATATCAGAAAATTCGCGGAATTGTAACAAATTCGCTTGCCTTATGGTGTA includes:
- a CDS encoding solute carrier family 23 protein, which translates into the protein MSIIQKIFPGSAEYPKNSIGKNITLGFQHAFAMSCATILVPLLTGLDVGVALLAAGIGTLIFHLCTGGKMPTFLGSSFAFIGALCGIIGNDAFGATHDEQVAAAMGGIIAAGSVYLVIALIVKLFGSAFIDKLFPPVVRGVGIAIIGLNLAGVAINNIQSNNGFEMFTGGYYWSWGIALFTCMLAIILSSYGKGMVKMSSIVIALASGYILTFILVKTGIAPAGLMTFGAAATDTSAATGIYRQWFELPHIIFPSFNIKSIGLIAPIAIVTMVEHVGDVYANGAVVGKNFVKDPGLHRTLLGDGLATMAAGFIGGPANTTYSENTAVLAATGNYNPASIRIAAIIAILAAFFGKVIGAIETVPNCVLGGACIVLYGMIASVGLRTLVENHVDFTKNRNLCIAAVMLVLAIGGATIGGSDFSFSGIGLGIISGIILNICLPEKKADSGLIAHSVNKDEIISEKK
- a CDS encoding stage V sporulation T C-terminal domain-containing protein, whose amino-acid sequence is MKATGIVRRIDDLGRIVIPKEIRRTLRLRDGDALEIFTEKNGEVIFKKYSPVAEMFEFATSYCDALFKGAGCAVCVFDRDGVIASAGIPKKDITDAKLPPRAEELFELRKQYVRKSGDEPITVGMGGMCISVLSPISSEGEIVGAIAALNDGRTDSEEAMKLLIATAAVFLGKQLS